The sequence atatcatGTTATTACAAGCAAAGATTAGTGTAGGCTTGTATTTATTCTTCATAATGCTTAAGTAAGAAGAGAGAAGCAGGGTGATTTATTTATAACCACGCGGGGTTCTTCAAGGGAGTAATAACAGCCTTCACTTGCAGGTAGTTTTGAAGACTGTAAATACCCTTTTCTCTGCCATGCCCACTCATCTTGTACCCACCAAAAGGAATCGCTGCATCAAACACATCAAAGCAGTTAATCCATACTGTGCCCACCTTTAGTGCGCGGGTCAAGGTGTTGGCTGTGTCTAAGTTCTGGGTAAAGACTCCTGCGGCCAGCCCATAACTAGTGGCGTTTGCCCTTCTTATCACCTCATCAAGATTCCTGCAATCATTCAAAAAGTTAGTGGTGTGTATAAAAGGACAGAACCCTCTGATTGGGAAGTGTACAAAGATGGGGCCTGTTCCTCACTTGAATTTCAGGATGGACTGCACTGGTCCAAATATCTCGTCCTGTGCTATCAACATGCCGTCCTGATATTACAATTATGTCAGTTAGTATGTtaaagcttttaggaaaatggTTTGTGAACAAGGAGGGTATAGCCGTATAGGAGCATAGAAGATATACCTGAACATTAGAGAAAACTGTAGGCTTAATGAAGAAGCCCTCTTTGCCAAATCTCTCACCTCCAGTTTCAAGGGTGGCTCCATTTTCGACACCAGATCTTATGTATCTCAGGATCTTCTCAAATTGATCTGAATCAATCTGATTAGAAGCACCCACATCACTATAGCCCAAAATCCCAGAGAATTGATGCATTTCATAATATTTGACAGCAGTAAGAGGCATAATTGTTTGCCATGATTCCCAAAATTAAATTCAACACGTTTTACTGGAATTTCATTTGCTGGATTTCCAAAATTACATGTGAGACCATAATGTAGAGTTATGTTTTTCAAAGTTCAAAAGTAGACATCCaccaagaaaaatcaatttgTAAGAGTATGGTTATATGCAAGAAGTGGTGGCAAATTTACCTGGGGGCCTTGCTCAATGCCTGCCTTGAATGGATCACCAACGGTGCGTCTTAAAGCACGTGCTTTTGCCTTCTCTACAAACTCATCGTATATACTTTCATGTACAAATGTACGGGAGCCAGCACAACAACATTGCCCCTGCAGATTGCAACACATTTGTCAATCAATGAATTCAAAGATTGGTGAAACCTGTCTTGCCCCTACATAGAGGAATTTCTTGGACATACCTGATTAAAGAATAAAGCAAAGTGGGCTAGCTCAACAGCCTCATCTACATTAGCATCCTCACACACAATGAAAGGGGATTTCCCTCCAAGCTCTAAAGTCACTGGCTTAAGATTGCTCCTTGCAGCCAATTGAAGTACAATTTTTCCAGTTGCAGTTGATCCAGTGAAAGCAAGCTGCCATTAGAGGACATGTAGCTCTAAGGGGTCAAAAGTGTACTCAGGAAAACAATAATGCATCCAGTTTAACCATTGACTGATTATTCATGTTCAACACTAGCAAATTGCATTGGTTACTGAAAATGGCTATAAGTAATCATCTAAGCATGTTTAGCTTCTTTCTTTCCAAGTCAATTAACTTGATCTCAAATTGGCTAACTATAAAATCtattgaaataatttatatgttCTCTACAATGTGCATTAGGAAGCTTAGTCCCCCACTTCATCGCAGCTCTAAACCCGAACTGAGCAACTAAGACCCTATCCCAACTCTGCCCTCCCAAAAGAACAAGGAAAATCACTTCCCATGTGTTCAAGTGCTCCTTGGAAATGAACAAGGCTGTGTCCAAGTGAATAACagagtaaaaatatttagaGAAAGACAAAGAAGAAACCTGACTGGTCCATACATCAACAATACTAAAAACATAATGCAACTATGAATGGAAGAGTTAACCTTACTTTATATCATGATTTCCCAGAACTAACAATTTAAATGATTAGTGAATATCTATCTTCTGCCAATTTTCAGGATTTCCCTGCACTGACAATTCTATCTTTATCTACTTTCAGAGATGCAAGTATGTGAGGGATAGAAATGGAGGCATTTAAGTTCATAAGTTACCTTGTCCACATCCATATGGCTGGCAAGTGCTGCACCAGCAGTTGGACCATAACCAGAAACCACATTTAGAACACCTGGAGGAAGCCCGGCCTGTCACAAAGGTTATCTACTCAGTATGAAAGATGAAGAGAGATAAATATAGGATTTCAGCAcaaaaatttagtaaaaattGAGAAAGGTGGCAGCTCTTGAAGTAATGTTGATGATATAAAGAAACTTCAGCATCGGTAAACATTCAGGAACCTAGTCTAGGAAAATGTACCAAATCACAATTATGGAAAATCAAGTTCATGTCCATGATGTCATCTTTTATTTGCATGGGTACAGCATTCGATCTTAATCCATAAAAGTGGATGTTAGATATTTCTTTTAgcataaaaaatggaaatgtcACCCAGAAAACAAAACACACAGCCAGTAGAATAAAATCTTGACATTGAGTGCAAATCAAACATATATCATACATGCTTGTGTTAATACAGAGCTAGGGGGCTTCAATTTGACACTATGTCATGCCTGAACTGGACATCCTTCAAATTATTTGGGGGTTAGCATTTTACATTTTAAAGTGCCTGAAGAACAAGATAAAGGCCAGAAGGAATTTGACCAAGGTGTTGAGAGAAGAAATAATAGTCAAGGATAACTGGAGCATGTGACTACATAGAGCTTAAAGGCGAGAAGGATCCTATGTCCACCACTGCAAGTACTTGAGATTAGGGTTTTGATGAACTGAGCATTGATGCAACACAGAAATATACTAGATGCAGTACACCtagaaaagcaaaaagaaataaaaagaaccaGTGCTAGAGTTTGATTCATGTACTACCTCATGCAATAACTTCGATGCATATAAAGCAGACAATGGTGTCTGCTCTGCTGTCTTTAGAACGATAGTGTTACCACATGCTAATGCAGGTCCAATCTTCCAAGCATACATGAGAAGTGGGAAATTCCAGGGGATAATCTGTCCAGCAACGCCAATGGGTTCATGCAAGGTTTGCACTTGATGCAATCCATCAGCAGGAACCGTGAGACCATGAATCTTATCTGCCCAACCTGAGGAATTTTTACATACAAAAATTTCACAGGACGATCAAGTAGCATACGTATTGAAACTTATATACAAGTAGCATACATGttgtattcttttttatttcaccTACCCGCATAGTACCGCATCAAACGTATCACCAATGGTACTTCAGCCTTTGCAGCCTGTTCAAATGGCTTCCCATTATCCCAAGTCTCGAGTGCTGCAATCTCATCATTGTGCTTTTCAAGCAAATCAGCAAAACGCAAGAGTATCTTGGATCTCTCCTGGAgaaatcaaaccaaaccaagAGTGAATTCTGTTAAGTCCAGACCCATATCCTTTTCGCATTTTAGGTAATGTGAGGAGTAATTGAGAAGtcaataaaggaaaagaaggagAAGAGTTACATAAGGACTCATCCTAGGCCATGGTCCCTCATCAAACGCCTTGCGAGCAGCCGAGACAGCTCGATTAACATCTTCTGCATCACCTTCAGCAACACTGGCAATCACATTCCCTGTCCTGGGGTCCAATGTCTCAAAAGTTTTCCCTGAAGCCAGAGAGAATTAAGCCCCCACAGGAGATTCAGTAAGAGCTAACTTGATTTAATAATAACAGAGTCCCATCATCAATTGTTGGAAAATTGGAATAGGCATCCAGCCTCCAATGATTATGAATGATAGATAAAAGGCTTACCCGTTGCGGCATCCACAAATTGTCCATTGATTAAAAGCTGAGTATAATTGACATCAACAGAAGGATTGATTGGTTCTTCAACAACTGCAGCAGTGCTATATCTAAAGATCCCGCCCCTCCGGGATGAATTCCTCCCTGAGTGGTGGAAATATCAAACATAGGTATTTCACTTAATCAACAGATAAAATAACACTCCACAAACAGCAAAAGCAGCAATGGGAAAGAACAGAACAATACAATTAGTCAAAAGATAACCAGCCTTTCCCCTCAAAAAGTAAAGTGATGGAAAAGGTGAAAAGATATAAGACAGGGGTGGAAGAACGGAGCCATTGACAATATAAGAATCTCAACTCCAAAAACTGGATCAATCTTCTTATCAAAACCAGAGAGTTGTAGTTACATAGGTGCTGTGTCATTTGGGAAGAAACTAGAAACTAGAAACTAGAAACAACTCTCAACCAAACAGAGGGGAAAGGGGAACAGCACCCAGATACAACAATCGCGTTCATTTCCTTTTGCCATATCCAAAAATCAAACTCAATGAATTAGCCAACCAAAAATCAAGAAACTTGCAGTGATttgaggggaagcaaagagagaaaaagtcaaaaaaaaacaaaaagcataaACCCAAGCACCTATGGAAGAAAGCAAAGCAGAAGAAGCAGAAGAAGTGAAAGAGCGAGAGAGCAGCGATGAGATCCTAGAAGTAGCCATCACTGCAAAcaattcttctctttctctttctcttgtgtGATTCTACTTATATAAGCATACAAGGAGCTTCCTTCTGAGTTTCAGAATATGAATTCCCTCTCTTGACCTGCCACCTCAGCATTCCGGTTTGAAAAAACGATAGAGAGGAAAACGCATTCACCACCTACTTCCCGACGGATCATCCGTTTTTCCCCTCCTACTGTGGATTCATTTTCCAACCTGGCTGTATTATTTATTCTAATCCTATCCCGATCgataaaataatagtatttttttgaCCTTTTTAAGTTATGATGTCGATGTCATCCACACTAGAGATGTCGACAGCACGAGATTCGTGGAGATTTTTGGATGCaaatttgga is a genomic window of Vitis riparia cultivar Riparia Gloire de Montpellier isolate 1030 chromosome 1, EGFV_Vit.rip_1.0, whole genome shotgun sequence containing:
- the LOC117915686 gene encoding aldehyde dehydrogenase family 2 member B4, mitochondrial-like, yielding MATSRISSLLSRSFTSSASSALLSSIGRNSSRRGGIFRYSTAAVVEEPINPSVDVNYTQLLINGQFVDAATGKTFETLDPRTGNVIASVAEGDAEDVNRAVSAARKAFDEGPWPRMSPYERSKILLRFADLLEKHNDEIAALETWDNGKPFEQAAKAEVPLVIRLMRYYAGWADKIHGLTVPADGLHQVQTLHEPIGVAGQIIPWNFPLLMYAWKIGPALACGNTIVLKTAEQTPLSALYASKLLHEAGLPPGVLNVVSGYGPTAGAALASHMDVDKLAFTGSTATGKIVLQLAARSNLKPVTLELGGKSPFIVCEDANVDEAVELAHFALFFNQGQCCCAGSRTFVHESIYDEFVEKAKARALRRTVGDPFKAGIEQGPQIDSDQFEKILRYIRSGVENGATLETGGERFGKEGFFIKPTVFSNVQDGMLIAQDEIFGPVQSILKFKNLDEVIRRANATSYGLAAGVFTQNLDTANTLTRALKVGTVWINCFDVFDAAIPFGGYKMSGHGREKGIYSLQNYLQVKAVITPLKNPAWL